The following coding sequences are from one Paraburkholderia caballeronis window:
- a CDS encoding cytochrome P450, which translates to MTAPAAVPTSNRPRQIADLPSPRGVPLLGNLLQLSPARLHLILERWAEQLGTPYRFQVGAIPITVWTDPELIQSIMRERPHRYRRYQPIETVLEEIGCNGLFSAEGAAWEPQRRLVMQALSIPHVKAFYPTLADITERLRRRWLRAAERGDTVEMTDDLKRYTVDVTSALAFGEDPRTLEQEHGVIQEHLERILPAVMGRINALFPYWRYVKLPRDRQLDQSLVEIHRYVRAMMQRARDRMRDEPSDTPRNLLEAMLAQQQEPGSTITDDHISANVLTLLLAGEDTTADSIAWTLPYLAADAPLQQQLGDEARRVLGGAPVCPDYAALKDLDLFEAVCIEATRLRPVAAVHSFEPLEDVCVGGVALPKGTRMFFVARPAMLDPKHFADPQRYDPARWLHRHERDGSEAHDVRAYLQFGAGPRVCPGRHLATVEMRLVLSMLMNEFTIELATDVANIQEVSAFTMVPDTMPVKLKRRRG; encoded by the coding sequence ATGACCGCCCCTGCCGCCGTTCCGACATCGAACCGTCCGCGCCAGATCGCCGACCTGCCGAGCCCGCGAGGCGTCCCGCTGCTCGGCAACCTGCTCCAGCTGTCCCCCGCGCGCCTGCACCTGATCCTCGAACGCTGGGCCGAACAGCTTGGCACGCCGTACCGCTTCCAGGTCGGCGCGATCCCGATCACCGTATGGACGGATCCCGAACTGATCCAGTCGATCATGCGCGAGCGCCCGCACCGCTACCGCCGTTATCAGCCGATCGAAACCGTGCTCGAAGAGATCGGCTGCAACGGCCTCTTCTCGGCCGAAGGCGCGGCGTGGGAGCCGCAGCGCAGACTCGTGATGCAGGCGCTGTCGATCCCGCACGTCAAGGCGTTTTATCCGACGCTCGCAGACATCACCGAACGGCTGCGCCGCCGCTGGCTGCGCGCGGCCGAACGCGGCGACACCGTCGAGATGACCGACGACCTGAAACGCTACACAGTGGACGTGACGAGCGCGCTCGCGTTCGGCGAAGACCCGCGCACGCTGGAGCAGGAGCACGGCGTGATCCAGGAGCATCTCGAACGGATCCTGCCGGCGGTGATGGGCCGCATCAACGCGCTGTTTCCGTACTGGCGCTACGTGAAGCTGCCGCGCGACCGCCAGCTCGACCAGTCGCTCGTGGAAATCCATCGCTACGTGCGCGCGATGATGCAGCGCGCCCGCGACCGGATGCGCGACGAGCCGTCCGACACGCCGCGCAACCTGCTCGAAGCGATGCTCGCGCAGCAGCAGGAGCCGGGCTCGACGATCACCGACGACCACATCTCCGCGAACGTGCTGACGCTGCTGCTCGCGGGCGAGGACACGACCGCCGATTCGATCGCATGGACGCTGCCGTATCTCGCCGCCGACGCGCCGTTGCAGCAGCAGCTGGGCGACGAAGCGCGGCGCGTGCTGGGCGGCGCGCCGGTCTGCCCGGACTATGCGGCGCTGAAGGACCTCGACCTGTTCGAGGCGGTCTGCATCGAGGCGACGCGTCTGCGGCCGGTCGCGGCCGTGCATTCGTTCGAGCCGCTGGAGGACGTGTGCGTCGGCGGCGTCGCGCTGCCGAAAGGCACGCGGATGTTCTTCGTCGCGCGCCCCGCGATGCTCGATCCGAAGCACTTCGCCGATCCGCAACGCTACGACCCGGCCCGCTGGCTGCATCGCCACGAACGCGACGGCAGCGAGGCGCACGACGTGCGCGCGTACCTTCAGTTCGGCGCGGGGCCGCGCGTGTGTCCGGGCCGGCATCTCGCGACGGTCGAAATGCGGCTCGTGCTGTCGATGCTGATGAACGAATTCACGATCGAACTCGCGACGGACGTCGCGAACATCCAGGAAGTGTCCGCGT
- a CDS encoding VOC family protein: protein MTDVIKSMKLNHLSFPSADTAATARFFEHYLGFTIAGTWDNSYILKRPGFDVVIDHVSGDEPAWPKAFHAGFELPSFDAVRELYERFKADGVEMETDIFNNGRGSRFFCRAPGGVMFELNTRSDAAPEYRGTFDD from the coding sequence ATGACTGACGTTATCAAGAGCATGAAGCTCAATCACCTGAGCTTCCCTTCCGCCGACACTGCCGCCACCGCGCGGTTCTTCGAGCATTACCTCGGCTTCACGATCGCGGGGACGTGGGACAACTCGTATATCCTCAAGCGCCCCGGCTTCGACGTGGTGATCGACCACGTGAGCGGCGACGAGCCCGCGTGGCCGAAGGCGTTTCATGCCGGGTTCGAATTGCCGAGCTTCGACGCGGTCCGCGAACTGTACGAGCGTTTCAAGGCCGACGGCGTCGAGATGGAAACCGACATCTTCAACAACGGACGCGGCTCGCGCTTCTTTTGCCGCGCGCCGGGCGGCGTGATGTTCGAACTGAACACGCGCTCGGACGCCGCGCCGGAATATCGCGGCACGTTCGACGATTGA
- a CDS encoding TetR/AcrR family transcriptional regulator produces MSQQRPSHKPLRPRKAPSQTRSGETVASIIEAAAQVLETEGFEGFNTNAVARRAGVSIGSLYQYFPGKDALTVALIRREAQRFYDDAAVALTKRSGKAALEYFISASVRQQLQRPMLARLLDLEESRPALRDEVGGPAFNALVVTIIKRARPTHKCPEIAAGDLLAIIRGMADAAGERGERDIEHLEHRLRAAVFGYLSRTGSD; encoded by the coding sequence ATGAGTCAACAACGCCCATCGCACAAACCGCTGCGCCCGCGCAAAGCGCCGAGCCAGACGCGCTCCGGGGAGACCGTCGCGTCGATCATCGAGGCCGCGGCACAGGTACTCGAAACGGAAGGCTTCGAGGGGTTCAACACGAACGCGGTCGCGCGGCGCGCGGGCGTCAGCATCGGATCGCTGTATCAGTATTTCCCCGGCAAGGACGCGTTGACCGTCGCGCTGATCCGGCGCGAAGCACAGCGGTTCTATGACGACGCGGCCGTCGCGCTGACGAAGCGCAGCGGCAAGGCCGCGCTCGAATATTTCATCAGCGCGTCGGTGCGGCAGCAGTTGCAGCGCCCGATGCTGGCGCGGCTTCTCGACCTCGAAGAAAGCCGCCCCGCGCTGCGCGACGAAGTGGGCGGCCCGGCATTCAACGCGCTGGTCGTCACGATCATCAAACGCGCGCGACCGACACACAAATGCCCGGAGATCGCGGCGGGCGACCTGCTCGCGATCATCCGCGGCATGGCCGATGCCGCCGGCGAACGCGGAGAGCGCGACATCGAGCATCTCGAACACCGCTTGCGCGCAGCCGTTTTCGGCTATCTGTCGCGGACCGGCTCGGACTGA
- a CDS encoding IclR family transcriptional regulator domain-containing protein gives MKNRRSPPTPAAAPPAKPQRGIQSVEVGGRLLRALAAARAPLAPSDLAASGELAPGQAHAYLVSLARLGLVKRDALSGRYEPGPLALRLALLRVEQQPALRAAVPRAAALAQRLGCSVALCIAGPQGPTIVRYEHASLPLHVNLHVGTVMSLPATSTGRVFCAFAAPDALRAMWDNQAAQPAYSGEQDVSASHADDAAFAAALDTIRARGLERSVDAPSPGVSSVCVPVLDDERGLAMTLTAIGATGSLDVRWNGDVARALRDAAREIAANASADAMAFDGGARRGAPRWTTPADNDGATIENETETDVSNKPQRGIQSLDITGELLAALVAAGEPLTLRDLAARAGMPPAKAFPHLVSLQKTGLLGRDDAGRFEAGPLGLELGLLGLARLSPVREADAELTSLAAATGMSVALAVPGPLGPTVVRLEEAARPLHVSLRAGTVMSLVNTAIGRVFAAYLDDDVRAALLAQDGLRLAGLAGNDAIPDDYPATLARIRSRGVDTALDKPVPGISTIAAPVFDHTGDVCLVIAVMGTSQSFDSAVDGSPAQMLAAAAQRLSRRFGFI, from the coding sequence GTGAAGAACCGACGCAGCCCGCCCACGCCCGCCGCCGCGCCGCCAGCGAAGCCGCAACGCGGCATCCAGAGCGTCGAGGTCGGCGGCCGGCTGCTGCGCGCGCTCGCAGCGGCGCGCGCGCCGCTCGCGCCGTCCGACCTCGCGGCGAGCGGCGAACTGGCGCCGGGCCAGGCGCATGCGTATCTGGTGAGCCTCGCGCGGCTCGGGCTCGTGAAGCGCGACGCGCTGTCCGGGCGTTACGAGCCGGGGCCGCTCGCGCTGCGGCTTGCGCTGCTGCGCGTCGAGCAGCAGCCGGCGCTGCGCGCCGCGGTGCCGCGCGCGGCCGCGCTCGCGCAGAGACTCGGATGCAGCGTCGCGCTGTGCATCGCCGGGCCGCAAGGGCCGACGATCGTCCGCTACGAGCACGCGAGCCTGCCGCTGCATGTGAACCTGCACGTCGGCACGGTGATGTCGCTGCCGGCAACCTCGACCGGCCGCGTGTTCTGCGCGTTCGCCGCGCCCGACGCGCTGCGCGCGATGTGGGACAACCAGGCCGCGCAACCCGCGTATTCGGGCGAGCAGGACGTGTCCGCATCGCATGCGGACGATGCCGCGTTCGCGGCGGCGCTCGACACGATCCGCGCGCGCGGCCTCGAACGCAGCGTCGATGCGCCGAGCCCGGGCGTCAGCAGCGTATGCGTGCCGGTGCTCGACGATGAACGCGGACTCGCGATGACGCTGACCGCGATCGGCGCGACCGGCTCGCTCGACGTGCGCTGGAACGGCGACGTCGCGCGCGCGTTGCGCGATGCGGCGCGGGAGATCGCAGCGAACGCGTCTGCCGATGCGATGGCATTCGACGGTGGCGCGCGACGCGGCGCGCCACGGTGGACGACGCCAGCGGATAACGACGGCGCGACGATCGAAAACGAAACCGAAACCGACGTTTCGAACAAACCGCAACGCGGAATCCAGTCGCTCGACATCACCGGCGAGTTGCTCGCCGCGCTCGTCGCGGCCGGCGAGCCGCTGACGCTGCGCGACCTCGCGGCGCGCGCGGGAATGCCGCCGGCGAAGGCGTTTCCGCATCTCGTGAGCCTGCAGAAGACCGGCCTGCTCGGCCGCGACGACGCGGGCCGCTTCGAGGCCGGACCGCTCGGCCTCGAACTCGGCTTGCTCGGCCTCGCGCGGCTGTCGCCGGTGCGCGAGGCCGATGCGGAATTGACTTCGCTCGCGGCGGCGACCGGCATGAGCGTCGCGCTCGCGGTGCCGGGACCGCTCGGGCCGACCGTCGTGCGGCTCGAAGAAGCGGCGCGGCCGCTGCACGTGAGCCTGCGCGCGGGGACGGTGATGTCGCTCGTAAACACCGCGATCGGGCGCGTGTTCGCCGCATATCTGGACGACGACGTGCGCGCGGCGCTGCTCGCGCAGGACGGCTTGCGGCTTGCGGGGCTTGCCGGAAACGATGCGATTCCGGACGACTATCCCGCCACCCTCGCACGCATCCGCTCGCGGGGCGTCGACACCGCGCTCGACAAACCGGTGCCGGGCATCAGCACCATCGCCGCGCCGGTGTTCGACCACACCGGCGACGTGTGTCTCGTGATCGCGGTGATGGGGACTTCGCAAAGCTTCGACAGCGCGGTCGACGGGTCGCCCGCGCAAATGCTCGCGGCCGCCGCGCAGCGGTTGTCGCGAAGGTTCGGGTTCATCTGA
- a CDS encoding MBL fold metallo-hydrolase, whose protein sequence is MAKAFASQADLEEKQVTFTQLSENAYAYTTEGDPNSGVIIGDDGVLIVDTTATPAMAQDLIAKIRTVTDKPIKYVVLSHYHAVRVLGASAYFAEGAQQIIASRGTYEMIVERGEADMKSEIERFPRLFAGVETVPGLTWPTLVFEREITLYLGKLEVKIAHVGAGHTKGDTIVWLPSQKVLFSGDLVEYEAACYCGDAQLAEWPATLEALRALGAQKLVPGRGPALLTPDEVNQGLDYTKDFVTTLLAQARGAVERKLDLKDAMALAREAMDPKFGHVFIYEHCLPFDVSRAYDEASGIVHPRIWTAQRDKEMWAALQD, encoded by the coding sequence ATGGCAAAGGCGTTCGCATCCCAGGCCGACCTCGAAGAAAAGCAGGTCACGTTCACGCAGCTTTCTGAAAACGCGTACGCGTACACGACCGAGGGCGACCCGAACTCGGGCGTCATCATCGGCGACGATGGCGTGCTGATCGTCGATACGACCGCGACGCCCGCGATGGCGCAGGACCTGATCGCGAAGATCCGCACCGTTACCGACAAGCCGATCAAGTACGTAGTGCTGTCGCACTACCATGCGGTGCGCGTGCTCGGCGCGTCCGCGTATTTCGCGGAGGGCGCGCAGCAGATCATCGCGAGCCGCGGCACGTACGAGATGATCGTCGAGCGCGGCGAGGCCGACATGAAGTCGGAGATCGAGCGTTTCCCGCGCCTGTTCGCGGGCGTCGAGACGGTGCCGGGCCTCACGTGGCCCACGCTCGTGTTCGAACGCGAGATCACGCTTTATCTCGGCAAGCTCGAAGTGAAGATCGCGCACGTCGGCGCGGGCCATACGAAGGGCGACACGATCGTGTGGCTGCCGTCGCAGAAAGTGCTGTTCTCCGGCGACCTCGTCGAATACGAAGCCGCGTGCTACTGCGGCGACGCGCAACTGGCCGAATGGCCCGCGACGCTCGAAGCGCTGCGCGCGCTCGGCGCGCAGAAGCTGGTGCCGGGCCGCGGCCCCGCGCTCCTGACGCCGGACGAAGTGAACCAGGGCCTCGACTACACGAAGGACTTCGTGACGACGCTGCTCGCGCAGGCGCGCGGCGCGGTCGAACGCAAGCTCGACCTGAAGGACGCGATGGCGCTCGCGCGCGAAGCGATGGACCCGAAGTTCGGCCACGTGTTCATCTACGAGCACTGCCTGCCGTTCGACGTGTCGCGCGCCTACGATGAGGCGAGCGGCATCGTGCATCCGCGCATCTGGACCGCGCAGCGCGACAAGGAGATGTGGGCCGCGTTGCAGGACTGA
- a CDS encoding FAD-dependent oxidoreductase, which yields MIDYQTLTFDYARCREQQHAAAADAAFTHPVAVVGAGPVGLATAIDLAQQGVPVVLVDDDCTLSTGSRAICFSKRSLDIFDRLGCGDRMVDKGVSWNVGKVFRQDELVYTFNLLPDSGHRRPAFVNLQQYYVEGFLLERARELPNLEIRWKNRVTEIAQRGEPGAADAHVALTVDTPDGPYTLRARYVVACDGSRSPLRKAMGLDSHGRTFRDRFLIADVKMEADFPTERWFWFDPPFHPNQSVLLHRQPDNVWRIDFQLGWDADPVLEKTPERVIPRVRALLGPDVKFELEWVSIYTFSCLRMDRFRHGNVLFAGDSAHLVSPFGARGANSGFQDAENLAWKLAMVLDGRASDALLDTYASEREYAADENLRNSTRSTDFITPKSPVSRVFRDAVLTLAREHPFARQLVNSGRLSVPAVLADSMLNTPDDDAFAGPMTPGAPCSDAPVEAIDGTPGWLLSKLGQQFTGLLFCDASTRPDPQTLQRIAQQAAPLRLVVVLEDDAAQPEGLPDAATVVRDREGLAASRYDARPGTFYLIRPDQHVCARWRDADAERVERALKRALCVAGTA from the coding sequence ATGATCGATTATCAGACGCTGACGTTCGACTACGCGCGCTGCCGCGAGCAGCAGCACGCGGCAGCGGCGGACGCGGCGTTCACGCATCCGGTCGCGGTGGTCGGCGCGGGGCCGGTCGGCCTTGCGACCGCGATCGACCTCGCGCAGCAGGGCGTGCCGGTCGTGCTGGTGGACGACGACTGCACGCTGTCCACCGGCTCGCGCGCGATCTGCTTTTCGAAGCGTTCGCTCGACATCTTCGACCGGCTCGGCTGCGGCGACCGGATGGTGGACAAGGGCGTGAGCTGGAACGTCGGCAAGGTGTTCCGCCAGGACGAACTCGTGTACACGTTCAACCTGCTGCCGGACAGCGGCCATCGGCGGCCCGCGTTCGTGAACCTTCAGCAGTATTACGTCGAAGGGTTTCTGCTGGAGCGCGCGCGCGAACTGCCGAACCTCGAAATCCGCTGGAAAAACCGCGTGACGGAGATCGCGCAGCGCGGCGAGCCGGGCGCGGCCGACGCGCACGTCGCGCTGACCGTCGATACGCCGGACGGCCCGTACACGCTGCGCGCGCGCTACGTGGTCGCGTGCGACGGCTCGCGCAGTCCGCTGCGCAAGGCGATGGGTCTCGACAGCCATGGCCGCACGTTCCGCGACCGCTTCCTGATCGCGGACGTGAAGATGGAAGCGGACTTCCCGACCGAACGCTGGTTCTGGTTCGATCCGCCGTTCCATCCGAACCAGTCGGTGCTGCTGCACCGGCAGCCGGACAACGTGTGGCGCATCGACTTCCAGTTGGGCTGGGATGCGGACCCGGTGCTAGAAAAGACGCCGGAGCGCGTGATTCCGCGCGTGCGCGCGCTGCTCGGCCCCGACGTGAAGTTCGAACTGGAGTGGGTCAGCATCTACACGTTCTCGTGCCTGCGGATGGATCGCTTCCGGCACGGCAACGTGCTGTTCGCGGGCGACTCGGCGCACCTCGTGTCGCCGTTCGGCGCGCGCGGCGCGAACAGCGGCTTCCAGGACGCGGAGAATCTCGCGTGGAAACTTGCGATGGTGCTCGACGGCCGTGCGTCCGACGCGTTGCTCGACACGTATGCGAGCGAACGCGAATACGCGGCCGACGAGAACCTGCGCAACTCGACGCGCTCGACCGACTTCATCACGCCGAAGAGTCCGGTGAGCCGCGTGTTTCGCGACGCGGTGCTGACGCTCGCGCGCGAGCATCCGTTCGCGCGGCAACTGGTGAACAGCGGGCGGCTGTCGGTGCCGGCGGTGCTGGCGGATTCGATGCTCAACACGCCGGACGACGACGCGTTCGCCGGGCCGATGACGCCTGGCGCGCCGTGCAGCGACGCGCCGGTCGAAGCGATCGACGGAACGCCGGGCTGGCTGCTGTCGAAGCTCGGGCAGCAGTTCACCGGCCTGCTGTTCTGCGATGCGTCCACGCGGCCCGATCCGCAGACGCTGCAACGGATCGCGCAGCAAGCGGCGCCGCTGCGGCTCGTCGTCGTGCTCGAAGACGATGCGGCGCAGCCGGAAGGCTTGCCCGATGCGGCGACGGTCGTGCGCGATCGCGAGGGCCTGGCCGCATCGCGTTACGACGCGCGGCCCGGCACGTTTTATCTGATCCGCCCGGACCAGCACGTCTGCGCGCGCTGGCGCGACGCGGACGCGGAACGCGTCGAACGCGCGCTGAAGCGCGCGTTGTGCGTGGCCGGCACCGCATGA
- a CDS encoding DUF2783 domain-containing protein: MLNIEPNLARPDDFYEALIDLHRDLDDAQSQSANAQLILLLANHIGAHDVLLDAIRHAREGALRGAPAPVAQTGEREAGRLAAA, from the coding sequence ATGCTGAACATCGAACCGAACCTCGCGCGTCCGGACGATTTCTACGAGGCGCTGATCGACCTGCACCGCGACCTCGACGATGCGCAGAGCCAGTCCGCGAACGCGCAACTGATCCTGCTGCTCGCGAATCACATCGGCGCGCACGACGTGCTGCTCGATGCGATTCGCCACGCGCGCGAAGGCGCGCTGCGCGGCGCGCCTGCGCCGGTCGCGCAGACGGGCGAACGCGAGGCGGGGCGGCTCGCGGCCGCCTGA
- the hydA gene encoding dihydropyrimidinase — MAILIRGGTVIDADKTWRADVLCDNGAIAQIGADLDAPAGATVVDAGGQYVMPGGIDPHTHMELPFMGTTASDDFYTGTAAGLAGGTTSIIDFVIPNPKQPLMDAFREWRGWAEKAAADYAFHVAVTWWDESVHRDMGLLVNEHGVSSFKHFMAYKNAIMADDEILVNSFTRSLELGALPTVHAENGELVFQLQRQLLARGFTGPEAHPLSRPPEVEGEAANRAIRIAQVLGVPVYIVHVSAKDALEAIARARGEGQRVFGEVLAGHLVIDESVYRDPDWTRAAAHVMSPPFRSKEHRDALWRGLQGGLLHTTATDHCVFCASQKAMGRSDFTKIPNGCGGVEDRMAVLWDQGVNTGRLTPNEFVRVTSTNAAQIFNLYPRKGAVEVGADADLVVWDPQATRTISVNTHHQNVDFNVFEGMTVRGVPTHTISQGELVWADGDLRARRGAGRYLKRPANPGYFAASRLAKSLKETQPIRREGD, encoded by the coding sequence ATGGCGATCCTGATTCGAGGCGGCACGGTCATCGACGCGGACAAGACCTGGCGCGCGGACGTGCTGTGCGACAACGGCGCGATCGCGCAGATCGGCGCGGACCTCGACGCGCCGGCCGGCGCGACCGTCGTCGACGCGGGCGGCCAGTATGTGATGCCGGGCGGCATCGACCCGCACACGCACATGGAACTGCCGTTCATGGGCACGACCGCGAGCGACGACTTCTACACCGGCACTGCGGCGGGCCTCGCGGGCGGCACGACGTCGATCATCGACTTCGTGATTCCGAACCCGAAGCAGCCGCTGATGGATGCGTTCCGCGAATGGCGCGGCTGGGCGGAGAAGGCCGCGGCCGACTACGCGTTCCACGTCGCGGTGACGTGGTGGGACGAATCCGTGCATCGCGACATGGGGCTGCTCGTGAACGAGCACGGCGTGTCGAGCTTCAAGCACTTCATGGCGTACAAGAACGCGATCATGGCCGACGACGAGATCCTCGTGAACAGCTTCACGCGTTCGCTCGAACTCGGCGCGCTGCCGACCGTGCACGCGGAGAACGGCGAACTCGTGTTCCAGTTGCAGCGCCAGTTGCTCGCGCGCGGCTTCACCGGGCCGGAGGCGCATCCGCTGTCGCGGCCGCCCGAGGTCGAGGGCGAGGCCGCGAACCGCGCGATCCGCATCGCGCAGGTGCTCGGCGTGCCGGTGTACATCGTGCACGTGTCCGCGAAGGATGCGCTCGAAGCGATCGCCCGCGCGCGCGGCGAAGGGCAGCGCGTGTTCGGCGAAGTGCTCGCCGGCCATCTGGTGATCGACGAATCGGTGTACCGCGATCCCGACTGGACGCGCGCCGCCGCGCACGTGATGAGCCCGCCGTTTCGCTCGAAGGAGCATCGCGACGCGTTGTGGCGCGGCTTGCAGGGCGGCCTGCTGCATACGACCGCGACCGATCACTGCGTGTTCTGCGCGTCGCAGAAGGCGATGGGCCGCAGCGACTTCACGAAGATTCCGAACGGCTGCGGCGGCGTCGAGGACCGGATGGCGGTGCTGTGGGACCAGGGCGTCAACACCGGCCGCCTGACGCCGAACGAGTTCGTGCGCGTCACGTCGACGAACGCCGCGCAGATTTTCAACCTGTATCCGCGCAAGGGCGCGGTCGAGGTCGGCGCGGACGCGGACCTCGTCGTGTGGGACCCGCAGGCGACGCGGACGATCTCGGTGAACACGCATCATCAGAACGTGGACTTCAACGTGTTCGAGGGAATGACGGTGCGCGGCGTGCCGACCCACACGATCTCGCAGGGCGAACTGGTGTGGGCCGACGGCGATCTGCGCGCGCGGCGCGGCGCGGGGCGGTATCTGAAGCGGCCCGCGAATCCGGGGTACTTCGCGGCGTCGCGGCTTGCGAAAAGCCTGAAGGAAACGCAGCCGATCCGTCGCGAGGGTGACTGA
- a CDS encoding NCS1 family nucleobase:cation symporter-1, with amino-acid sequence MSQPAMTGDTAARHSDSDLYNDDLAPTGVAQRTWRWYHFAALWVGMVMNIASYMLAAGLTEQGMSPWQAVATVLLGNLIVLVPMLLIGHAGAKHGIPYAVLVRSSFGTQGAKLPALLRAIVACGWYGIQTWLGGSAIYTLANILTGNALVGEALPVIGISVGQAACFLVFWALQLYFIVRGTDSIRWLESWSAPIKVVMCAALVWWAYSRAGGFGAMLSQPSQFVAGGKKAGLFWATFWPGLTAMVGFWATLALNIPDFTRFAKTQRDQMIGQAIGLPIPMAMLSVVSVVVTSATVVIYGRAIWDPIDLTSRMEGIGVGTALVILTLDTMCCNLAANLVGPAYDFSSLWPKGISYKVGGIITATIAIVMMPWKILATTQGYIFTWLVGYSALLGPVAGIMMVDYFLVRATRLDTTQLFDENGEYAYVNGWNPAAVVALIAGVLPNLPGFLNVAFPTAFPSVPDAFKGLYTYAWFVGLAIAALVYGVLMKLGKSRSPSIASA; translated from the coding sequence ATGAGTCAGCCAGCGATGACCGGCGACACCGCCGCGCGCCATAGCGACAGCGATCTGTACAACGACGACCTCGCGCCGACCGGCGTCGCGCAGCGCACGTGGCGCTGGTATCACTTCGCGGCGCTGTGGGTCGGGATGGTGATGAACATCGCGTCGTACATGCTCGCGGCCGGCCTGACCGAGCAGGGCATGTCGCCGTGGCAGGCGGTGGCGACCGTGCTGCTCGGCAACCTGATCGTGCTCGTGCCGATGCTGCTGATCGGCCACGCGGGCGCGAAGCACGGCATCCCGTACGCGGTGCTGGTGCGCTCGTCGTTCGGCACCCAGGGCGCGAAGCTGCCCGCGCTGCTGCGCGCGATCGTCGCGTGCGGCTGGTACGGCATCCAGACGTGGCTCGGCGGCAGCGCGATCTACACGCTCGCGAACATCCTCACGGGCAACGCGCTCGTCGGCGAGGCGCTGCCGGTGATCGGCATCTCGGTCGGCCAGGCCGCGTGTTTCCTCGTGTTCTGGGCGCTGCAACTGTACTTCATCGTGCGCGGCACCGACTCGATCCGCTGGCTCGAAAGCTGGTCCGCGCCGATCAAGGTGGTGATGTGCGCGGCGCTCGTCTGGTGGGCGTATTCGCGGGCAGGCGGCTTCGGCGCGATGCTGTCGCAGCCGTCGCAGTTCGTCGCGGGCGGCAAGAAGGCGGGCCTGTTCTGGGCGACGTTCTGGCCGGGACTCACCGCGATGGTCGGCTTCTGGGCGACGCTCGCGCTGAACATCCCCGACTTCACGCGCTTCGCGAAGACGCAGCGCGACCAGATGATCGGCCAGGCGATCGGTCTGCCGATCCCGATGGCGATGCTGTCGGTGGTGTCGGTCGTCGTCACGTCGGCGACCGTCGTGATCTACGGCCGCGCGATCTGGGACCCGATCGACCTGACGAGCCGGATGGAAGGCATCGGCGTCGGCACCGCGCTCGTGATCCTCACGCTCGACACGATGTGCTGCAATCTCGCGGCGAACCTCGTCGGCCCGGCGTACGACTTTTCGAGCCTGTGGCCGAAGGGCATCTCGTACAAGGTCGGCGGCATCATTACCGCGACCATCGCGATCGTGATGATGCCGTGGAAGATCCTCGCGACCACCCAGGGCTACATCTTCACGTGGCTCGTCGGTTATTCGGCGCTGCTCGGGCCGGTCGCCGGCATCATGATGGTCGATTATTTCCTCGTGCGCGCGACGCGACTCGACACCACGCAACTGTTCGACGAAAACGGCGAATACGCGTATGTGAACGGCTGGAATCCGGCCGCCGTCGTCGCGCTGATCGCGGGCGTGCTGCCGAATCTGCCGGGTTTCCTGAACGTCGCGTTCCCGACCGCGTTCCCGTCGGTGCCGGATGCGTTCAAGGGGCTCTACACGTATGCGTGGTTCGTCGGCCTCGCCATCGCGGCACTCGTGTACGGCGTGCTGATGAAGCTCGGCAAGAGCCGCAGCCCGAGCATCGCGAGCGCGTGA